In Saprospiraceae bacterium, one DNA window encodes the following:
- a CDS encoding Gfo/Idh/MocA family oxidoreductase, with the protein MGNKSRRSFMKHISASALGTAIIPELIKRSDEFADQEAMTRQQKFSTNDQINIAVIGAGGMGLADTNTAITVPGVRVVAACDLYDGRLEDAKRIYGKETFTTRDYREVLSRKDVDAVIIATPDHWHKDISVAAMNAGKSVYCEKPMTQNVSEGSAVVEAQNRNKVVFQVGSQGVSSLGNEKAKELLAAGAIGQLNYAEGFWARNSPEGAWQYRIPADASPATVDWKAFLNKNKEIPFDAKRFFRWRCYKDYGTGVSGDLFVHLFSSLHFITNSKGPDKIMAMGGLRFWKDGREVPDLLMGMFDYGDTKEHPGFNLSLRVNFTDGTADSTYLRLVGSEGSMNVEWDRVTLFRNKSYAAVDDPLMATKLGKDKSTERKKIVPPAKTIFTAEDGYKGAHYDHFNNFFTAIRNKSSVVEDALFGYRAAAPALLCNDSYYEDRAIKWDPTNLKLVK; encoded by the coding sequence ATGGGCAATAAATCGAGACGTTCATTTATGAAACACATCTCAGCAAGTGCATTAGGTACAGCGATCATTCCTGAGCTGATAAAAAGATCAGATGAGTTTGCTGATCAGGAAGCTATGACGAGACAACAAAAATTTAGCACCAATGACCAGATCAATATCGCAGTGATCGGAGCAGGAGGAATGGGCCTGGCAGATACCAATACAGCCATCACAGTACCGGGAGTCCGAGTGGTGGCAGCATGTGATTTGTATGATGGCCGACTGGAAGATGCCAAAAGAATTTATGGCAAAGAAACCTTTACGACTCGTGACTATCGGGAGGTACTCTCGAGAAAAGACGTAGATGCTGTAATCATTGCAACACCTGATCACTGGCACAAAGACATATCCGTAGCCGCTATGAATGCCGGCAAATCAGTATACTGCGAAAAACCAATGACACAAAACGTATCAGAAGGCAGTGCAGTAGTAGAAGCTCAAAACCGCAACAAAGTCGTATTTCAGGTAGGAAGTCAGGGAGTCAGTTCATTGGGCAACGAAAAAGCCAAAGAACTTCTTGCTGCCGGAGCCATCGGTCAGCTCAACTATGCTGAAGGATTTTGGGCGCGAAATTCTCCGGAAGGTGCGTGGCAATACAGAATTCCTGCAGATGCATCTCCTGCCACAGTGGATTGGAAAGCATTTCTAAATAAAAATAAAGAAATCCCCTTTGATGCCAAAAGATTTTTCAGGTGGAGGTGCTACAAGGATTATGGAACAGGAGTGTCCGGAGACCTGTTTGTGCATCTTTTTTCAAGCCTGCATTTCATCACCAACTCCAAAGGACCTGACAAAATCATGGCTATGGGTGGTTTGAGATTCTGGAAAGATGGCAGGGAGGTGCCTGATTTGCTCATGGGTATGTTTGACTACGGAGATACGAAAGAACACCCGGGATTCAACCTGTCTCTTAGGGTCAACTTTACCGACGGCACTGCTGACAGTACTTACTTAAGGCTCGTAGGCAGTGAAGGTAGTATGAATGTAGAATGGGACAGAGTCACTTTGTTCAGAAATAAATCCTATGCTGCAGTAGATGATCCATTGATGGCCACCAAACTCGGAAAAGATAAGTCCACAGAAAGAAAAAAAATAGTGCCTCCTGCCAAGACAATCTTTACCGCAGAGGATGGATATAAAGGTGCACATTATGACCATTTCAATAATTTCTTTACGGCTATCAGAAATAAGTCGTCCGTGGTAGAAGATGCGCTTTTTGGTTATCGTGCAGCTGCGCCGGCGTTGCTGTGCAATGATAGTTACTATGAAGACAGAGCCATCAAATGGGATCCGACAAACCTGAAACTTGTGAAGTAA